A genomic window from Mesorhizobium sp. 131-2-1 includes:
- a CDS encoding ABC transporter substrate-binding protein produces MRISRWILSAAAAAMLTVGAGTLSAQAAEKVKIGTEGAYPPFNTITPDGKVEGFDIDIANALCAQMKVECEIVTQDWDGIIPALQAKKFDAIIASMSITEERKKQVAFTHKYYTTPLALVAPKDSELTATEPAALAGKTVGAQASTTQADYAQDAYGKAGAEVKLYPTQEEAITDLQNGRLDAVISDKFVLVDWLKKASDGCCKLVGDVKGTETEAGIAVRLDDTALRDKLNAAIDAIVADGTYKKIQAKYFDFDIY; encoded by the coding sequence ATGCGGATTTCGAGATGGATCCTGTCGGCGGCCGCTGCCGCCATGCTGACGGTCGGCGCCGGCACCTTGTCGGCGCAGGCGGCGGAAAAGGTCAAGATCGGCACCGAGGGCGCCTATCCGCCGTTCAACACCATCACGCCGGACGGCAAGGTCGAGGGCTTCGACATCGACATCGCCAATGCGCTGTGCGCGCAGATGAAGGTCGAATGCGAGATCGTCACCCAGGACTGGGACGGCATCATTCCGGCGCTGCAGGCCAAGAAGTTTGACGCCATCATCGCCTCGATGAGCATCACCGAGGAACGCAAGAAGCAGGTCGCCTTCACCCACAAATACTATACGACGCCGCTGGCGCTGGTGGCGCCCAAGGACAGCGAGCTCACCGCGACCGAACCGGCGGCGCTCGCCGGCAAGACGGTCGGCGCCCAGGCCTCGACCACCCAGGCCGACTATGCCCAGGACGCCTACGGCAAGGCCGGCGCCGAGGTCAAGCTCTACCCGACACAGGAAGAGGCGATCACCGATCTCCAGAACGGCCGGCTCGACGCCGTCATTTCGGACAAGTTCGTGCTGGTGGACTGGCTCAAGAAGGCGAGCGACGGCTGTTGCAAGCTGGTCGGCGACGTCAAGGGCACCGAGACCGAAGCCGGCATCGCCGTGCGCCTGGACGACACCGCGCTGCGCGACAAGCTCAACGCGGCCATCGACGCCATCGTCGCCGACGGCACCTACAAGAAGATCCAGGCCAAGTATTTCGATTTCGATATCTATTGA
- a CDS encoding O-succinylhomoserine sulfhydrylase, whose amino-acid sequence MTKKRDWKPQTALVHGGTLRSGFGETSEAMYLTQGYVYETAQAAEARFKGEEPGFIYSRYANPTVDMFEKRMCALEGAEDARATASGMAAVSAALLCSAKAGDHIVAARALFGSCRWVVETLAPRYGIEATLVDGTDIANWEKAVRPNTKLFFLESPTNPTLEVVDIAAVAALANSIGARLIVDNVFATPLQQKPLQLGAHIVVYSATKHIDGQGRCLGGVILSDKKWIDENLHDYFRHTGPSLSPFNAWTLLKGLETLPLRVRQQTESAGKIADFLAERPEIARVIYPGRADHPQAEIVRKQMSGGSTLICLDVKGGKQAAFAFQNALDIVLISNNLGDAKSLITHPATTTHKNLSDEARAELGIGPGTLRLSVGLEDADDLLADVEQALKSAK is encoded by the coding sequence ATGACGAAGAAGCGTGACTGGAAGCCTCAGACGGCACTCGTGCATGGCGGGACGCTGCGTTCCGGCTTCGGCGAGACATCAGAGGCGATGTACCTCACCCAGGGCTATGTCTATGAGACGGCGCAGGCGGCGGAAGCCCGCTTCAAGGGCGAGGAACCGGGCTTCATCTATTCGCGCTACGCCAATCCCACCGTCGACATGTTCGAGAAGCGCATGTGCGCGCTGGAAGGTGCTGAAGACGCGCGCGCCACCGCCTCCGGCATGGCGGCGGTCAGCGCGGCACTGCTGTGCAGCGCCAAGGCCGGCGACCATATCGTAGCGGCGCGGGCGCTGTTCGGCTCCTGCCGCTGGGTGGTCGAGACGCTGGCGCCGCGATACGGCATCGAGGCGACGCTGGTCGACGGCACCGACATCGCCAATTGGGAAAAGGCGGTCAGGCCGAACACCAAGCTGTTCTTCCTCGAAAGCCCGACCAACCCGACGCTGGAAGTGGTCGACATCGCTGCCGTCGCCGCGCTCGCCAATTCGATCGGCGCCAGGTTGATCGTCGACAATGTCTTCGCCACGCCCTTGCAGCAGAAACCCTTGCAGCTCGGCGCCCATATCGTCGTCTATTCGGCGACCAAGCACATCGACGGCCAGGGGCGCTGCCTCGGCGGCGTCATCCTGTCGGACAAGAAGTGGATCGACGAGAACCTGCACGACTATTTCCGCCACACCGGCCCCAGCCTGTCGCCGTTCAACGCCTGGACGCTGCTCAAGGGGCTGGAGACGCTGCCGCTGCGCGTGCGCCAGCAGACGGAAAGCGCTGGCAAGATCGCCGACTTCCTGGCCGAACGGCCGGAGATCGCCCGTGTCATCTATCCGGGCCGGGCCGACCACCCGCAGGCCGAGATCGTCAGGAAGCAGATGTCGGGCGGCTCGACGCTGATCTGCCTCGACGTCAAGGGCGGCAAGCAGGCGGCCTTCGCCTTCCAGAACGCGCTCGACATCGTGCTGATCTCCAACAATCTCGGCGACGCCAAGAGCCTGATCACCCATCCGGCGACGACGACGCACAAGAACCTCAGCGACGAGGCGCGCGCCGAGCTCGGTATCGGCCCAGGCACGCTCAGGCTCTCGGTCGGCCTGGAGGATGCGGACGATCTGCTCGCCGATGTCGAGCAGGCGCTGAAGTCGGCGAAATAG
- the araD1 gene encoding AraD1 family protein — MLISQILDDAETIRVVARNGGKTRIINGARSVYSLAMEAARTGTGLVALIERKGFGETVDLDAVYKKGRLVSPINHPDPAHLHLTGTGLTHLGSAATRDSMHKKLSADGEEQLTDSMKMFRMGLEGGKPAKGQIGVQPEWFYKGNGTMAVAPGAALMSPAFAQDAGEEPEIAGIYVIGDDGAPFRVGFTLSNEFSDHVTERVNYLFLAHSKLRNASFGPEILIGDLPADIRGSSRILRDGKLLWEKPFLSGEANMSHTIANLEHHHFKYSAFRQPGDVHVHMFGTATLSFADGVKTEAGDTFEIEAKDFGLPLRNPLEIEKPVKVAVKAL; from the coding sequence ATGCTGATCTCCCAGATCCTCGACGACGCCGAGACGATCCGCGTCGTCGCCCGCAACGGCGGCAAGACCCGGATCATCAACGGCGCCCGCAGCGTCTATTCGCTGGCGATGGAGGCGGCCCGCACCGGCACCGGCCTCGTGGCGCTGATCGAGCGCAAGGGTTTCGGCGAAACCGTCGATCTCGATGCCGTTTACAAGAAGGGACGGCTGGTCTCGCCGATCAACCATCCGGATCCCGCGCATCTGCATCTCACAGGCACGGGCCTCACACATCTGGGCTCCGCCGCGACGCGCGATTCCATGCACAAGAAGCTCAGCGCCGACGGCGAGGAGCAGCTCACCGATTCCATGAAGATGTTCCGCATGGGGCTCGAGGGCGGCAAGCCGGCGAAAGGCCAGATCGGCGTGCAGCCGGAATGGTTCTACAAGGGCAACGGCACGATGGCGGTGGCGCCCGGTGCGGCGCTGATGTCGCCCGCCTTCGCGCAGGACGCCGGCGAGGAGCCGGAGATCGCCGGCATCTATGTCATCGGCGATGACGGCGCGCCGTTCCGTGTCGGCTTCACCCTGTCGAACGAGTTCTCCGACCATGTGACGGAGCGGGTGAACTATTTGTTCCTCGCCCACTCCAAGCTGCGCAACGCCTCGTTCGGACCGGAGATCCTGATCGGCGACCTGCCTGCGGACATCAGGGGCTCCTCGCGCATCCTTCGCGACGGCAAGCTGCTATGGGAAAAGCCGTTCCTGTCGGGCGAGGCGAACATGTCGCACACCATCGCCAACCTCGAGCATCACCACTTCAAATATTCGGCCTTCCGCCAGCCGGGCGACGTGCATGTGCACATGTTCGGCACCGCGACGCTGTCCTTCGCCGACGGCGTCAAGACCGAGGCCGGCGACACTTTCGAGATCGAGGCGAAGGATTTCGGCCTGCCGCTGCGCAACCCGCTCGAGATCGAGAAGCCGGTGAAGGTGGCGGTGAAGGCGCTGTAA
- a CDS encoding 2'-deoxycytidine 5'-triphosphate deaminase, with translation MRQTGILPDQDISALFQSGALKSPRALDADQVQPASLDLRLGDTAFRVRASFLPGPDHLVADKLDRLKLHEINLADGAVLETGCVYIVPLMESLALPANVSASANPKSSTGRLDIFTRVMTDRGHEFDKIAAGYHGPLYLEVSPRTFPIVVRAGSRLSQIRFRTGNALLSENELRDLHHAEMLVATEPPNISGGGIALSIDLDGDKDGLVGYRGKHHTGLVDVDKRAAQDVVDFWEPLYKSGAGELVLDPDEFYILVSREAVHVPPLYAAEMTPFDPLVGEFRVHYAGFFDPGFGHSAAGGTGSRAVLEVRSHEVPFILDHGQIVGRLVYEHMLKRPRALYGSDLGSNYQAQGLKLSKHFRAAR, from the coding sequence TTGCGGCAGACAGGCATTCTTCCCGATCAGGACATTTCCGCGCTGTTCCAGTCCGGCGCGCTGAAGTCGCCGCGCGCCCTCGATGCCGACCAGGTCCAGCCGGCCAGCCTCGACCTCAGGCTGGGCGACACGGCTTTCCGCGTGCGCGCTTCCTTCCTGCCCGGGCCTGATCATCTTGTGGCAGACAAGCTCGACCGGCTGAAGCTGCACGAGATCAATCTCGCCGACGGCGCCGTGCTGGAGACGGGCTGCGTCTACATCGTGCCGCTCATGGAAAGCCTGGCACTGCCGGCGAATGTCTCCGCCTCGGCCAATCCGAAAAGCTCGACCGGGCGGCTCGACATCTTCACCCGGGTGATGACCGATCGCGGCCACGAGTTCGACAAGATCGCCGCCGGCTATCACGGCCCGCTCTATCTCGAGGTCAGCCCGCGCACCTTCCCGATCGTCGTGCGCGCCGGCTCGCGCCTGTCGCAGATACGCTTCCGCACCGGCAACGCGCTGCTGTCGGAGAATGAGTTGCGCGACCTCCACCATGCCGAGATGCTGGTCGCCACCGAGCCGCCCAACATCTCCGGCGGCGGCATCGCGCTGTCGATCGATCTCGACGGCGACAAGGACGGGCTGGTCGGCTATCGCGGCAAGCACCACACCGGCCTTGTCGATGTCGACAAGCGCGCCGCGCAGGACGTCGTCGACTTCTGGGAGCCGCTCTACAAGAGCGGCGCCGGCGAACTGGTGCTCGATCCGGACGAGTTCTACATCCTGGTCAGCCGCGAGGCGGTGCATGTGCCGCCGCTCTACGCCGCCGAGATGACGCCCTTCGATCCGCTGGTCGGCGAATTCCGCGTCCATTATGCCGGCTTCTTCGATCCGGGCTTCGGCCATTCGGCGGCCGGCGGCACCGGCAGCCGGGCGGTGCTCGAAGTGCGCAGCCACGAGGTGCCCTTCATCCTCGATCATGGCCAGATCGTCGGGCGCCTCGTTTACGAGCACATGCTGAAGCGGCCGCGGGCGCTCTACGGCAGCGATCTCGGCTCGAACTACCAGGCGCAGGGCCTGAAGCTCTCCAAGCATTTCCGCGCCGCGCGCTAA